The genomic region AGCACCGAGCGGGTCTGGGTCAAGACCTCCGACGACGTGGACACCTTCGTCAAAGGCCAGATTTCCCGCGACGTGCCCGAGGAGGATCGCCGCGTGAAGGACCAGGAGATCGCCTGGATCGACCAGCTCGAAGCCGAAGACCGGCTTGATGTGCGGTTCGACGTTGACTTCTTCACCACCGGCGACAGCCGCGAGCCGGAGCAGGCGGGCATCTGGGGCGCGGTCATGGGGTCCTTCTTCACCCTGATCGTAACGCTGGCGCTGTCCTTTCCCGTGGGCGTGCTGACGGCGACCTACCTCGAAGAGTTCGCGCCTAAGAACAAGCTGACGGACTTCATCGAGGTCAACATCAACAACCTCGCAGCCGTGCCCTCGATCGTCTTCGGCCTTCTGGGCCTGGCGGTCTTCCTGAACTTCTTCGGCCTGCCGCGCTCGGCGCCCTTGGTCGGCGGCATGGTGCTCGCGCTCATGACACTGCCGACCATCATCATCGCCTCGCGCGCCGCGCTGAAGGCGGTGCCGCCCTCGATCCGCGAGGCGGCCCTGGGCGTCGGCGCGTCCAAGCTTCAGGTGGTGACGCACCATGTCGTGCCGCTCGCCATGCCGGGCATCCTGACCGGCACCATCATCGGCATGGCCCAGGCGCTGGGCGAAACCGCGCCGCTTCTGATGATCGGCATGGTGGCCTTCATCGTCGACGTGCCCGGCGGGATCACCGACCCGGCGACCGTGCTGCCGGTGCAGGTCTACCTCTGGGCCGACAGTCCGGAGCGCGCCTTCGTCGCCAAGACCTCGGCGGCCATCATGGTGCTGCTGGGCTTCCTGATCCTCATGAACGCAATTGCCGTGG from Limibacillus sp. harbors:
- the pstA gene encoding phosphate ABC transporter permease PstA; the encoded protein is MAVETKSTQSAHPALNSRRIAQRYAAERRFRFYGMLAVGLAIGMLGLLLVTIVARGLPAFWATHVAIDVTYSQELLDPENTGDPEVIGQANYRTLVRESLQKIFPDATGRSERRALLGMVSSGAPLELRERAMSDPAIIGSTERVWVKTSDDVDTFVKGQISRDVPEEDRRVKDQEIAWIDQLEAEDRLDVRFDVDFFTTGDSREPEQAGIWGAVMGSFFTLIVTLALSFPVGVLTATYLEEFAPKNKLTDFIEVNINNLAAVPSIVFGLLGLAVFLNFFGLPRSAPLVGGMVLALMTLPTIIIASRAALKAVPPSIREAALGVGASKLQVVTHHVVPLAMPGILTGTIIGMAQALGETAPLLMIGMVAFIVDVPGGITDPATVLPVQVYLWADSPERAFVAKTSAAIMVLLGFLILMNAIAVVLRKRFERRW